Proteins encoded in a region of the Brevefilum fermentans genome:
- a CDS encoding 6-phosphofructokinase, producing MTKKIGILTAGSDCPGLNAAIRGFGKTARQVHGMQIIGFRDGFEGLISNHTVDLSGDALSNILTAGGTILGTSRLVPHQVVEDNQILDKTGEALAAYKENQLDALVCIGGRETMDAAQHLIQAGLNVITLPKSGVNDMPLTDTTIGFDTSRMIATEAIDRLHSTANSTHRIIIVELLGREVGWLTLSAGLAAGADVILIPEIPYDLNKLAEAILKRNQAGKLFSIVAVAEGAQSSELVDFFERSMKMNQQTHKDQSADEHRERMAELKRKYTGETLKLANRLENSTGIESRITILGYLLRGGTPSATDRILATQLGAYAADLVSENKFGVMVGIHDGRTGSVPIEDVAQSEKPVPLDHPWLVSARNIGTIFGD from the coding sequence ATGACAAAGAAAATCGGGATATTGACCGCTGGCAGTGACTGCCCCGGTTTGAACGCAGCCATCCGAGGTTTTGGAAAAACAGCCAGGCAGGTTCACGGGATGCAAATAATTGGGTTTCGTGACGGTTTTGAAGGCTTGATTTCCAACCATACCGTTGATTTGAGCGGTGATGCACTTTCCAATATCCTTACGGCTGGCGGCACCATACTGGGGACCAGTCGATTGGTACCGCACCAGGTTGTGGAAGATAACCAGATACTGGACAAAACTGGCGAAGCCCTGGCGGCTTACAAGGAAAATCAACTGGATGCGCTGGTGTGTATTGGCGGGCGTGAGACGATGGATGCTGCACAGCACCTGATACAGGCTGGATTAAATGTGATCACGCTGCCGAAATCTGGCGTAAATGATATGCCCCTGACGGATACCACCATCGGCTTTGACACAAGCAGGATGATCGCCACGGAGGCGATTGACCGTTTGCACAGCACTGCCAACAGCACGCATCGCATCATCATTGTGGAGCTCTTAGGGCGGGAAGTTGGCTGGCTCACCCTGTCTGCTGGACTTGCAGCCGGTGCAGATGTAATTTTGATCCCGGAAATTCCTTATGATCTTAATAAACTTGCTGAAGCGATTTTAAAGCGCAATCAGGCGGGAAAACTTTTCAGCATCGTGGCTGTTGCTGAAGGTGCACAGTCTTCCGAATTGGTGGATTTCTTCGAGCGTTCGATGAAGATGAACCAGCAGACCCATAAGGATCAAAGTGCTGATGAGCACCGTGAACGGATGGCTGAACTGAAACGCAAGTACACCGGAGAAACGTTGAAGTTGGCTAACCGACTGGAAAACAGCACCGGGATCGAAAGCCGCATTACGATTTTGGGTTACTTGCTGCGCGGAGGCACCCCTTCCGCCACGGACCGCATCCTGGCTACGCAATTGGGGGCCTACGCGGCGGACCTGGTTTCTGAAAATAAGTTTGGGGTGATGGTCGGCATCCACGATGGAAGGACAGGATCTGTCCCGATTGAAGACGTTGCTCAGTCTGAAAAACCGGTGCCTTTAGATCATCCCTGGCTGGTCAGCGCGCGCAATATTGGCACAATTTTTGGCGATTGA